One genomic segment of Dysosmobacter sp. Marseille-Q4140 includes these proteins:
- a CDS encoding DUF1349 domain-containing protein — MKFDIQNLTWTREPKSCVITQDRIEIVTKPHTDLWQRTYYHFRNDNAPVLQMETEETFFSFVVKTEFSESHHRFDQCGVVLYLDSENWLKGSIEYENETFQHLGSVVTNHGYSDWATTEISAHIKSMWYRLSRRENDFCIECSEDGKSFHQMRICHLNEAEGKISFGIYACSPEDSSFRAAFTNMEVTDCKWMAHDGQAPDDSI; from the coding sequence TTGAAATTTGACATTCAAAACTTAACATGGACACGAGAACCAAAGAGTTGTGTGATCACACAGGATCGAATCGAAATTGTCACGAAACCCCACACGGATCTTTGGCAAAGAACCTATTACCATTTCCGCAACGATAATGCTCCTGTATTGCAGATGGAAACGGAAGAAACGTTTTTTTCCTTTGTGGTAAAAACGGAATTTTCGGAAAGCCATCACCGCTTTGACCAGTGTGGGGTTGTGCTGTATCTGGACAGTGAAAACTGGCTGAAGGGTTCTATTGAATATGAAAATGAGACCTTTCAGCACCTGGGCAGTGTGGTGACCAATCACGGCTATTCTGACTGGGCGACCACGGAGATCTCTGCCCATATAAAATCCATGTGGTACCGCTTAAGCCGCAGAGAAAATGATTTTTGCATCGAGTGCTCGGAAGACGGTAAGTCATTCCATCAGATGCGCATCTGTCACCTGAATGAAGCTGAGGGAAAAATATCCTTTGGCATTTACGCCTGCAGCCCTGAGGACTCGTCCTTCCGCGCGGCTTTCACCAATATGGAAGTAACAGACTGCAAATGGATGGCACATGACGGGCAGGCTCCAGACGACAGTATTTGA